One Myxococcales bacterium genomic region harbors:
- a CDS encoding intradiol ring-cleavage dioxygenase has product MPPSVPRRDALRFFGGLGLLALIPEIACKAGSSATADPLACVVRPELTEGPYFVDEKLERSDIRPDPTTGQARPGTPLELTFVVQKVAGAQCSPLAGVMVDVWHCDAAGSYSDVEGEKGKKYLRGFQTTGGDGTVRFVTIFPGWYRGRAVHVHFKLRTSAGLEYTSQLFFDEAVQREVYAQGAYAARGEADTPNTDDSIYGDGGSDLLLTPTKTGDGYTTKIVIGLEV; this is encoded by the coding sequence TTGCCCCCTTCCGTTCCTCGTCGTGATGCCCTTCGGTTCTTCGGTGGCCTGGGCCTGCTCGCGCTCATCCCCGAGATAGCGTGCAAGGCGGGCTCTTCGGCCACGGCCGACCCGCTCGCGTGCGTCGTGCGCCCCGAGCTCACCGAAGGCCCTTATTTCGTCGACGAGAAGCTCGAGCGCTCCGACATTCGCCCCGATCCCACCACGGGTCAAGCGCGACCCGGTACGCCGCTCGAGCTCACGTTCGTCGTGCAGAAGGTCGCCGGCGCTCAGTGCTCCCCGCTCGCCGGCGTCATGGTCGACGTGTGGCACTGCGACGCCGCCGGCTCGTACTCGGACGTCGAGGGCGAGAAGGGCAAGAAGTACCTCCGCGGCTTCCAAACCACCGGCGGGGACGGCACGGTGAGGTTCGTCACGATCTTCCCCGGCTGGTACCGCGGGCGCGCCGTGCACGTGCACTTCAAGCTGCGCACGTCGGCCGGCCTCGAGTACACGTCGCAGCTCTTCTTCGACGAGGCCGTGCAGCGCGAGGTGTACGCGCAAGGCGCCTACGCGGCCCGAGGGGAGGCCGACACGCCGAACACCGACGACTCCATCTACGGCGACGGGGGAAGCGATCTGTTGCTCACGCCCACCAAGACCGGCGACGGCTACACGACGAAGATCGTGATCGGGCTCGAGGTGTGA
- a CDS encoding serine/threonine protein kinase, which yields MDVPERLRGGRYAPHALLGEGAQGVTYDAADLQNGRAVAIKRFDVRGARGWKDVELAEREARVLSTLDHPLVPTYIEHFEEEGSLYLVMEKVEGETMEAMRQRDGTLSEAEVRRFLASADSALTYLHGRASPVVHRDIKPRNVVRRPDGSYVLVDFGAVAELLLRKGASTVVGTMGYMAPEQFQGRAQASTDVYAVGATALAALTGQEPETLPHDGLRVDVRGALGDRVSPDLVAALEKMLDPDPRTRAKSIGEALHAGGRAPSVAPPPTSLVAIDRSAEDAAVKSLRRLMWTMWGLGWVLVPLLLRPFGLHAQIPLVMFGSLAAILFVTWQKGAVLRAMLRRMPGLIETFGGAQARSSLRPELGQRVRVDARDGRVRVASGSTARHHDEYADTDIATTREEPKKKRRAR from the coding sequence ATGGACGTTCCGGAGCGGCTTCGGGGTGGGCGGTATGCTCCGCACGCGCTCTTGGGAGAAGGGGCGCAGGGCGTCACCTATGACGCGGCCGACCTGCAAAACGGCCGCGCCGTGGCCATCAAGCGCTTCGACGTGCGCGGGGCCCGGGGATGGAAAGACGTCGAGCTCGCCGAGCGCGAGGCCCGTGTTCTCTCCACGCTCGATCACCCCCTCGTGCCAACCTACATCGAGCACTTCGAAGAGGAGGGCTCGCTCTACCTCGTCATGGAGAAGGTCGAAGGCGAGACGATGGAGGCCATGCGCCAGCGCGACGGCACCCTCTCCGAGGCCGAGGTGCGCCGGTTCCTCGCGAGCGCCGACAGCGCGCTCACGTACCTGCACGGGCGCGCGTCGCCCGTCGTCCACCGCGATATCAAGCCGCGCAACGTGGTCCGCAGGCCCGACGGGAGCTACGTGCTCGTCGACTTCGGCGCCGTGGCCGAGCTCCTCTTGCGCAAGGGTGCGAGCACCGTCGTGGGCACGATGGGGTATATGGCGCCCGAGCAGTTCCAGGGGCGCGCCCAGGCCAGCACGGACGTGTACGCCGTGGGCGCCACCGCGCTCGCCGCCCTCACCGGGCAAGAGCCAGAGACCTTGCCTCACGATGGGCTACGGGTCGACGTCCGCGGCGCGCTCGGGGATCGTGTGAGCCCCGATCTCGTCGCCGCGCTCGAGAAGATGCTCGACCCCGACCCACGCACGCGCGCGAAGAGCATCGGGGAGGCCCTGCACGCGGGCGGGCGCGCGCCGTCGGTAGCTCCCCCTCCCACGAGCCTCGTCGCGATCGATCGCTCCGCCGAGGACGCGGCCGTAAAGAGCCTCCGTCGCCTCATGTGGACGATGTGGGGCCTCGGGTGGGTGCTCGTCCCGCTCCTCCTCCGGCCCTTCGGTTTGCACGCGCAGATCCCGCTCGTGATGTTCGGTTCGCTCGCGGCGATCCTCTTCGTGACGTGGCAAAAGGGCGCGGTGCTGCGCGCCATGCTCCGGCGCATGCCCGGCCTCATCGAGACGTTCGGCGGCGCACAAGCGCGCTCGTCGCTACGCCCGGAGCTCGGCCAGCGCGTCCGGGTCGACGCACGCGACGGCCGGGTGCGCGTGGCCTCGGGCAGCACCGCACGCCACCACGACGAGTACGCCGACACGGACATCGCGACGACACGCGAAGAGCCGAAGAAGAAGCGCCGCGCGCGCTGA
- a CDS encoding thioesterase family protein: MRTLADVITPEKQADGTFTIDVPDGFQQGRGAYGGLVLGALANAMVASENDDTRLLRSLTGEIPAPLPVGRATIVVSPVRRGSGASTVMARIEADGVVCGVATGVLGRGRGFEATLAPARPPPPAFASAQEVPVGPPFGPRFATMLEYRPTGPLPFTGVEPAVCEGWVRVRERGAVLRFADLVCLADAYWPAVFTRLAAPRPMATITFAFQALVDPRTLDPDAPLFHAARALGNDDGYVAEIRELYTESGQLVGLNQQTFAVLG; the protein is encoded by the coding sequence TTGCGTACGCTCGCCGACGTCATCACCCCCGAAAAACAGGCCGACGGCACCTTCACGATCGACGTGCCGGACGGCTTCCAGCAAGGCCGCGGCGCATACGGCGGGCTCGTGCTCGGCGCGCTGGCGAACGCCATGGTGGCCTCCGAGAACGACGACACACGCCTCCTCCGATCGCTCACCGGAGAGATCCCCGCGCCCCTCCCGGTGGGCCGCGCGACGATCGTCGTGAGCCCCGTTCGCCGCGGGAGCGGCGCCTCCACGGTCATGGCCCGCATCGAGGCGGACGGGGTCGTGTGCGGTGTCGCCACGGGCGTGCTCGGTCGCGGGCGAGGGTTCGAAGCGACGCTCGCGCCGGCGAGGCCACCCCCACCCGCGTTCGCGAGCGCCCAGGAGGTCCCCGTCGGGCCGCCGTTCGGGCCACGCTTCGCGACGATGCTCGAGTACCGCCCCACGGGCCCCCTGCCCTTCACGGGCGTCGAGCCCGCCGTGTGCGAAGGGTGGGTGAGGGTACGAGAGCGCGGGGCCGTCCTCCGCTTCGCCGACCTCGTGTGCCTCGCTGACGCGTATTGGCCCGCCGTCTTCACCCGGCTCGCCGCGCCGCGCCCCATGGCGACCATCACCTTCGCCTTCCAAGCGCTCGTCGACCCGCGCACCCTCGACCCCGACGCGCCGCTCTTCCACGCGGCGCGCGCGCTCGGAAACGACGACGGCTACGTGGCCGAGATTCGTGAGCTCTACACGGAATCGGGGCAGCTCGTCGGCCTCAACCAACAGACCTTCGCCGTGTTGGGATAA